A window of Staphylococcus sp. 17KM0847 contains these coding sequences:
- a CDS encoding bifunctional homocysteine S-methyltransferase/methylenetetrahydrofolate reductase, translating into MSRLLDTLKHKVLVADGAMGTILYSEGLDTCPEAYNLTHPEKVERIHKSYIEAGADIIQTNTYGANFEKLKQFGLEHKVKTIHQAAVDIAKRAATEDTFILGTVGGFRGVKKGELSLSAILYHTEIQVDTLISSGVDGLLFETYYDLEELLKVIKATRTRYDIPIIAQLTASNTNYLIDGTKINDALQQVIAAGADIVGLNCHHGPLHMKNTFSHIALPKQAYLSCYPNASLLDLDNDTFKYSNNAEYFGNTAQQLIQEGVRLIGGCCGTTPEHIRHIKKSVNHLKPITEKKVIPIHKKSESTARTNHRLSLAERARRQPTIIVELDTPKHLDTTRFFDNIKALDDARIDAVTLADNSLATVRVSNIAAASLIKQQFNIEPLVHITCRDRNLIGLQSHLLGLSLLGIHEILAITGDPSKVGHLPGATNVYDVNSKGLTELALRFNKGINTDGDALKTKTHFNIAGGFDPHVRNIKAAVRKMETKIESGMHYFITQPVFTQEKIIEIYEATKHLDVPIFIGIMPITSYKNALFLHNEVPGIKMSDDVLAQFEAVKNDRVATYNLSLSLCKSLIDKVHQYFNGLYLITPFERVDYSLELAKYSKTITDNNQEVLL; encoded by the coding sequence ATGAGTCGATTGTTAGATACACTCAAGCACAAAGTTCTAGTGGCTGATGGTGCTATGGGGACGATTCTTTACTCAGAAGGATTGGATACATGCCCTGAAGCATATAACCTCACACATCCTGAAAAAGTTGAGCGCATCCATAAATCATACATCGAAGCGGGTGCTGATATTATCCAAACGAACACATACGGTGCTAACTTCGAGAAGCTCAAACAATTCGGACTCGAACATAAAGTAAAGACCATTCATCAGGCTGCAGTAGATATTGCAAAACGAGCGGCTACTGAAGATACCTTTATACTCGGTACAGTTGGTGGTTTTCGAGGTGTAAAAAAAGGAGAACTCTCCCTTTCAGCTATTTTATATCATACAGAAATTCAAGTTGATACCTTGATTTCATCAGGTGTGGATGGACTATTATTTGAAACTTACTACGACTTAGAAGAGTTACTCAAAGTGATTAAAGCAACACGTACTCGTTACGATATCCCTATCATTGCACAGTTGACCGCTTCTAATACCAATTATCTTATTGACGGCACAAAAATTAATGATGCTTTACAACAAGTCATCGCTGCGGGTGCTGATATTGTTGGGCTAAATTGCCATCATGGTCCACTGCATATGAAAAATACATTTAGTCATATTGCATTACCCAAACAAGCGTACCTATCATGTTATCCAAATGCGAGCTTATTAGACCTTGATAATGACACGTTTAAATATAGTAATAATGCAGAATATTTCGGTAATACGGCACAGCAACTTATTCAAGAAGGTGTGCGACTCATTGGTGGATGTTGTGGCACAACGCCTGAACATATTCGACATATTAAAAAGTCTGTAAACCATTTAAAACCTATAACAGAAAAAAAAGTTATACCCATTCATAAAAAATCTGAATCAACAGCTCGTACAAATCATCGCTTATCTTTAGCAGAACGTGCACGACGTCAGCCCACTATTATTGTAGAGCTTGATACACCTAAACATCTTGATACAACACGTTTTTTCGACAATATTAAAGCGTTAGATGATGCACGTATTGATGCAGTAACACTTGCAGATAACTCCCTCGCAACAGTTCGTGTTTCTAACATCGCAGCTGCAAGTCTAATCAAGCAACAGTTCAATATCGAGCCACTCGTCCATATTACATGTCGTGATCGCAACTTAATCGGCTTGCAATCACATCTATTAGGGTTATCACTTTTAGGTATCCATGAAATATTAGCAATTACTGGAGATCCTTCTAAAGTCGGTCACCTACCGGGGGCAACTAATGTATATGATGTCAATTCAAAAGGACTGACTGAGCTTGCACTTCGTTTTAACAAAGGCATTAACACAGATGGCGATGCGCTAAAAACAAAAACACATTTTAACATCGCAGGTGGCTTTGATCCTCATGTTCGTAATATTAAAGCCGCTGTTCGTAAAATGGAAACTAAAATAGAGAGCGGTATGCATTATTTCATTACACAACCTGTATTTACTCAAGAAAAAATTATTGAAATTTATGAAGCAACAAAACATCTCGACGTTCCTATATTTATAGGTATCATGCCCATTACAAGCTACAAAAATGCTTTATTCTTACATAACGAAGTACCGGGCATCAAAATGTCTGATGATGTACTCGCACAGTTTGAAGCTGTTAAAAACGATAGAGTAGCAACCTATAACCTCAGTCTCTCACTGTGCAAATCACTTATTGATAAAGTTCATCAATACTTTAATGGTCTTTATCTTATTACACCATTTGAACGTGTAGATTACTCATTGGAACTCGCAAAATATTCAAAAACAATTACTGACAATAATCAGGAGGTTTTATTATGA